In Peromyscus eremicus chromosome 2, PerEre_H2_v1, whole genome shotgun sequence, a single genomic region encodes these proteins:
- the Dffa gene encoding DNA fragmentation factor subunit alpha: protein MALSRGASAPDPDDVRPLKPCLLRRNHSRDQHGVAASSLEELRSKACEILAIDKSLTPVTLVLAEDGTIVDDDDYFLCLPSNTKFVALAGNEKWTYNNSDGGTAWVSQESFDADETDSGPGVKWKNVARQLKEDLSSIILLSEEDLQVLIDIPCSELAQELCQSCATVQGLQNTLQQVLDQREEVRQSKQLLELYLRALDKEGNVLSNQEESKAALAEDLDAVDTGVSKETVSGMALTSQILTALKERPAPELSFSSQELELVSREDPQALAVALSWDIKKAEAVQQACTTELALRLQQIQSLHSLRNLSVRKNPLPGEQQSPKRARQDPE, encoded by the exons ATGGCGCTGTCGCGGGGAGCCAGCGCCCCGGACCCCGACGATGTCCGGCCTCTCAAGCCGTGTCTGCTGCGCCGCAACCACAGCCGCGATCAACACGGCGTGGCGGCCTCCTCCCTCGAGGAGCTGAGGAGCAAAG CTTGCGAAATACTGGCCATTGATAAGTCCCTGACACCGGTCACCCTGGTCCTGGCAGAGGACGGGACAATAGTGGACGATGATGACTACTTCCTTTGTCTGCCTTCCAATACCAAGTTTGTGGCGTTGGCTGGTAATGAGAAGTGGACATACAACAATTCAG ACGGAGGAACAGCCTGGGTTTCCCAAGAGTCCTTCGACGCTGACGAAACAGACAGCGGGCCAGGGGTCAAGTGGAAGAACGTGGCCAGGCAGCTGAAAGAGGATCTGTCCAGCATCATCCTGCTGTCAGAAGAGGACCTCCAA GTACTCATCGACATCCCATGTTCAGAGCTGGCTCAGGAACTTTGCCAAAGCTGTGCCACTGTCCAAGGGCTCCAGAACACACTCCAGCAGGTGCTTGACCAGAGAGAGGAGGTCCGCCAGTCCAAGCAGCTCCTGGAGCTCTATCTCCGGGCCTTGGACAAGGAAGGCAACGTCTTGTCCAACCAGGAAG AGTCCAAAGCTGCCCTCGCCGAAGACTTGGACGCGGTTGACACGGGCGTCAGCAAAGAGACGGTTTCTGGGATGGCGCTTACAAGCCAGATCCTTACTGCACTGAAGGAGAGGCCTGCTCCAGAGCTGAGTTTCTCTAGTCAGGAGCTGGAG CTGGTCTCCAGGGAGGACCCCCAAGCCCTGGCTGTCGCTTTGAGCTGGGACATAAAGAAGGCAGAAGCAGTCCAGCAGGCCTGCACCACGGAGCTCGCCCTGCGCCTGCAGCAAATCCAGAGCTTGCATTCACTCAGGAATCTTTCGGTGAGGAAGAATCCACTGCCTGGGGAACAGCAGAGTCCCAAACGAGCCAGACAAGACCCCGAGTAG